The following are encoded in a window of Solibacillus sp. FSL R7-0668 genomic DNA:
- a CDS encoding phospholipase D-like domain-containing protein, giving the protein MKTLRKKIIALIALLLIIPLIVGIVYAQKQLPIDVSVDGVLHADSDVRFVYDLTYDNNGRVMEHHLYDEMLRIIEEAEHTLVIDMFLYNDDYDRSKGDYPARANDITNAVLAALKDNPALNVTIITDAINTVYGSTMPENFSKLQDAGVEVIFTNMEPLPDSNPVYSSVWRTYLQWWPTSQNGFLPNAFNPDGAKASFGSYFDMLNFKANHRKVVLNEQQALVTSANITHDGSSYHSNIGFVVTGAILEDLYASEQAVAKLSNITLEDVEWNYQNEVSDIQTKIVTEGKIKETMLAMLGDADANSEINIGVFYLADRDVVKAIKKAAKQGATVEVIVDPNKDAFGLEKNGIPNRQVAAELEKSGVAVRFYNTQGEQYHSKFLYVKSGNQAELLGGSANFTRRNIADYNLETNLYMTMPATSELATTVEAYFARLWQNENGQYTVDFEVYEDQALWKKVFYRIQEATGLSTF; this is encoded by the coding sequence TTGAAAACTTTACGAAAAAAAATTATTGCACTTATCGCACTCCTACTCATCATCCCACTTATTGTTGGTATCGTTTATGCGCAAAAACAACTCCCCATTGATGTATCGGTCGATGGCGTGCTGCATGCCGATAGCGATGTGCGTTTCGTCTACGATTTAACGTACGACAACAACGGCCGCGTGATGGAGCACCATTTATATGATGAAATGCTGCGAATTATTGAGGAAGCAGAGCATACATTGGTCATCGATATGTTTTTATACAATGATGATTACGACCGTTCTAAAGGGGACTATCCAGCACGTGCCAACGATATTACAAACGCGGTATTAGCGGCACTTAAAGACAATCCAGCATTAAATGTTACGATCATTACCGATGCCATAAATACAGTGTACGGCTCGACAATGCCTGAAAACTTTTCGAAATTACAGGACGCTGGTGTAGAGGTCATTTTCACTAATATGGAGCCCCTGCCTGATTCAAATCCAGTGTACTCAAGCGTTTGGCGCACGTATTTACAATGGTGGCCGACATCTCAAAATGGCTTTTTACCAAATGCCTTTAACCCAGACGGTGCAAAGGCTTCGTTCGGCTCTTATTTCGACATGCTCAACTTTAAAGCGAATCACCGCAAAGTTGTGTTAAATGAACAGCAGGCACTTGTAACATCTGCTAATATTACCCATGACGGCAGTAGCTATCACTCCAATATCGGCTTTGTGGTAACAGGTGCTATTTTAGAGGATTTGTACGCCTCTGAGCAAGCTGTCGCCAAGTTATCTAATATTACACTTGAAGATGTTGAGTGGAACTATCAAAACGAGGTATCTGATATTCAGACGAAAATTGTAACAGAGGGTAAAATAAAAGAAACAATGCTTGCGATGCTAGGTGACGCAGATGCAAACAGTGAAATTAATATCGGTGTGTTTTATTTGGCTGACCGTGATGTTGTAAAGGCAATTAAAAAGGCTGCGAAACAAGGGGCTACGGTCGAGGTAATTGTAGATCCAAACAAGGACGCATTTGGCTTAGAGAAAAACGGCATTCCCAATCGTCAGGTAGCGGCAGAGCTTGAAAAAAGTGGCGTCGCCGTTCGTTTTTACAACACGCAAGGCGAGCAATACCATAGTAAATTTCTATATGTAAAATCAGGTAACCAAGCCGAGCTACTAGGTGGTTCAGCTAACTTCACCCGCCGAAACATTGCCGACTATAACTTAGAAACCAATTTGTATATGACCATGCCGGCAACAAGCGAACTGGCGACAACGGTAGAAGCTTATTTTGCGCGGTTATGGCAAAATGAAAATGGACAATATACGGTTGATTTTGAAGTGTATGAGGATCAAGCACTGTGGAAAAAAGTCTTCTATCGCATTCAAGAAGCGACAGGGCTATCCACGTTTTAG
- a CDS encoding SLAP domain-containing protein, with amino-acid sequence MQTLQFEQTWERSISAQDRLIIAQAFEQRIIQEGTVHAAIIRAAYNHRGELLVTVLIHNESDHDMQWVDRAVTLQTKQATYTQSFTERKLIVLGKTSMPWTFIFKNIDVAVEEVLAIQF; translated from the coding sequence ATGCAAACATTGCAATTTGAACAAACCTGGGAGCGCTCGATTAGTGCGCAAGACCGGCTGATAATTGCCCAAGCATTTGAGCAACGTATCATTCAGGAGGGGACAGTTCATGCAGCCATTATTCGTGCGGCTTACAATCACCGCGGGGAGCTGCTTGTAACGGTGCTGATTCATAATGAAAGCGACCATGATATGCAGTGGGTGGATCGCGCGGTCACACTGCAAACGAAGCAAGCTACATACACACAAAGCTTTACGGAACGAAAGCTCATTGTGCTAGGTAAAACAAGCATGCCATGGACATTTATTTTCAAAAATATTGACGTCGCAGTGGAAGAAGTACTGGCGATTCAATTTTAA
- a CDS encoding alpha/beta hydrolase — protein MQQVEDIYKHSGKQAVLLLHSFTSNAREMKHLAQVLFEAGYTVYAPNLAGHGAAPERLFASSMEHVWQGAQQAFEQLIDDGYKQIAVIGQSLGGVLGMRLANRYMTCHALAILSSPVLERPIAGLEKRVKFYSQRYLQNNGATEQELADFLSEHFPRPAEKMIALQRFIVGSQREMSELKQPLFLAKGMLDDVVFQESIDLIADAAQSEVIVKKCYEKSGHLLTLGKERDKLAQDVLAFLKKL, from the coding sequence ATGCAACAGGTTGAAGATATTTACAAGCACAGCGGGAAACAGGCGGTGTTATTACTACATAGTTTTACGAGTAATGCCAGAGAAATGAAGCATTTGGCACAGGTACTGTTTGAAGCGGGCTACACGGTGTATGCGCCCAATTTAGCAGGGCATGGTGCCGCGCCAGAGCGATTATTCGCCTCGTCAATGGAGCATGTTTGGCAGGGGGCACAGCAAGCTTTTGAGCAGCTTATTGATGACGGCTATAAGCAAATTGCGGTCATTGGGCAATCGCTTGGTGGCGTGCTAGGGATGCGCCTCGCGAACCGCTATATGACGTGTCATGCATTGGCAATCCTATCATCCCCCGTCTTGGAGCGTCCAATTGCTGGTTTAGAAAAACGTGTGAAATTTTATTCACAGCGTTATTTGCAAAACAATGGCGCAACAGAACAGGAGCTTGCCGATTTTCTAAGTGAACATTTCCCTCGTCCAGCAGAAAAAATGATTGCCCTGCAGCGATTCATCGTCGGCTCACAGCGCGAAATGAGTGAGCTCAAGCAGCCGTTGTTTTTAGCGAAAGGGATGCTGGATGATGTTGTATTTCAGGAAAGCATCGACCTCATTGCCGATGCCGCGCAAAGTGAAGTAATTGTAAAAAAATGCTACGAAAAAAGTGGTCATTTACTAACGCTCGGCAAGGAACGGGACAAGCTTGCACAGGATGTTCTTGCGTTTTTAAAGAAGTTGTAA
- a CDS encoding rhodanese-like domain-containing protein: MFETIILIAICAAVVIWKKRPVEGIHTISTDELQTMLRDDDKIFIDVRSARDFNKMHVAPFINDPNGLGIEALPKDKEIVVMCRSGMRSLETCKKLKKLGVQKVTNVRGGISAYVERGLQEK, from the coding sequence ATGTTTGAAACAATTATACTGATCGCCATTTGTGCGGCGGTTGTTATTTGGAAAAAGCGTCCGGTTGAAGGGATTCACACGATTTCAACAGATGAACTACAAACGATGCTACGTGACGATGATAAAATTTTTATTGATGTGCGGAGTGCGCGTGATTTCAATAAAATGCATGTCGCCCCGTTTATTAATGATCCGAATGGGCTGGGCATTGAAGCATTACCAAAGGATAAGGAAATTGTCGTGATGTGCCGTTCGGGTATGCGCTCGCTCGAAACGTGCAAAAAGCTGAAAAAGCTTGGAGTTCAAAAAGTAACGAACGTGCGCGGTGGTATCAGCGCATATGTAGAGCGCGGGTTACAAGAAAAGTAA
- a CDS encoding copper resistance CopC family protein: MKTMLFSILAALLLFVPNAAAHTYISETTPQDGSTVTENVQQVVLTFEGKIEEGSTFKVIAADGTAYTPQSITLVDGVLTGTFEPALPNETYTVKWDTISQDGHPLSGEFGFTVNAPVEEQVIEKEEESTEQEAAPSVESTQQANDEDAEKSTSPLLLVGGLLVIIIIVSIVALAKRKKA; the protein is encoded by the coding sequence ATGAAAACAATGTTATTTTCGATTTTAGCTGCATTATTACTATTCGTGCCAAATGCAGCGGCACACACGTATATTAGCGAAACAACCCCACAGGACGGCTCAACGGTCACAGAAAATGTACAGCAGGTTGTGCTTACGTTTGAAGGGAAAATTGAGGAAGGTAGTACGTTTAAAGTAATCGCAGCGGACGGTACGGCATACACACCACAATCGATTACACTCGTAGATGGTGTGTTAACAGGGACTTTTGAGCCGGCACTGCCAAACGAAACGTATACGGTAAAATGGGATACGATTAGTCAGGACGGTCACCCTCTATCCGGTGAATTTGGCTTTACCGTCAATGCCCCTGTAGAAGAACAGGTCATTGAGAAGGAAGAAGAGAGCACCGAGCAAGAGGCGGCTCCATCTGTTGAATCGACACAGCAAGCAAACGATGAGGATGCCGAAAAGTCGACTTCTCCGTTACTGCTTGTCGGTGGTCTTTTAGTTATCATTATCATCGTAAGTATCGTTGCCTTAGCAAAGCGTAAAAAAGCGTAA
- a CDS encoding copper resistance D family protein — protein sequence MQCIPTIYRPGFQIAPKWLVFSVVVIPIAAFLPNLQLLSILMPQFGLADSLWMIVSKYKVGHAWLAIFAFSLLLLVLVRLAIKKASTSLYVSSIFVLMAIMAAIGYASHAGSMAGIAGSFLDFIHLLAVSVWLGILVIVGYFSTDTKNWSAFLQWFSPTALAAFTSIAISGVLMMEVIVPKYVTSWAGTYGQFLFIKHVLLVPLAIIILANGLLIKLKINQPLFEPRTWVKIELTLLAAILVVTAIFTEQQPPNFTVEAISPFFELFYQNSVATGMHAYLQMTGIGIMFFVLTAVFIGLTMVSYLKQLPTIFAAAMIVATALCFYMSFMSIVFFK from the coding sequence ATGCAATGTATCCCGACCATCTACCGCCCAGGCTTTCAAATCGCACCGAAATGGCTCGTATTCAGTGTAGTTGTCATTCCGATTGCAGCCTTTCTTCCTAATTTACAGCTGCTTTCGATTTTAATGCCACAATTTGGGCTAGCGGATTCGTTATGGATGATTGTTTCGAAGTATAAGGTGGGACATGCTTGGCTAGCGATTTTTGCCTTTTCGTTACTGCTCCTCGTACTTGTGCGCCTAGCCATTAAAAAAGCATCCACTTCGCTTTATGTTAGTTCTATTTTCGTCTTAATGGCGATCATGGCGGCAATCGGCTATGCCAGTCATGCGGGTTCGATGGCTGGAATCGCGGGCTCGTTTCTCGATTTCATTCATTTACTAGCGGTCAGTGTGTGGCTTGGTATTTTAGTCATCGTTGGTTATTTTTCAACGGACACAAAAAATTGGAGTGCCTTTTTGCAATGGTTCTCCCCTACTGCCCTTGCTGCCTTTACGTCGATTGCGATTAGCGGTGTGCTGATGATGGAAGTTATCGTCCCGAAATATGTCACAAGCTGGGCCGGTACTTATGGCCAATTTTTATTTATTAAGCATGTGTTACTCGTTCCATTAGCCATCATTATTTTAGCCAATGGACTACTGATAAAATTAAAAATCAATCAGCCGTTATTTGAACCGCGCACTTGGGTAAAAATCGAGCTGACATTACTTGCGGCGATCCTAGTAGTAACAGCGATTTTTACCGAGCAACAGCCGCCAAACTTTACGGTTGAAGCCATTTCACCGTTTTTCGAGTTATTTTACCAGAATAGCGTTGCAACGGGTATGCATGCTTATTTACAAATGACGGGGATTGGCATTATGTTCTTCGTATTAACAGCTGTATTTATTGGATTGACGATGGTCAGCTATCTAAAGCAATTGCCAACCATCTTTGCAGCGGCGATGATTGTTGCGACCGCGCTCTGCTTTTACATGAGCTTTATGTCGATTGTGTTTTTTAAATAA
- a CDS encoding RNA polymerase sigma factor: protein MNPKDTFTSYLIQVGKEVFLVLRSKGASKEDAEDIIQNTFYKIYSMLGDLDEKTVRPWFYRVALNEFIDLRRKKFQHHLPLSDEIQSKLISGNADFEQLFNQDEIMHLLKNVKKEYREIFVLKYYYDLSYEEIAQLLHLQVDNVKQKLYRARKSIRTEAGGIMAWIHRFKKH, encoded by the coding sequence ATGAATCCAAAAGACACGTTCACCTCCTATCTAATACAAGTTGGAAAGGAAGTGTTTCTAGTTTTGCGCTCAAAAGGGGCATCAAAAGAAGATGCAGAAGACATTATTCAAAATACATTTTACAAAATCTACTCAATGTTAGGAGACCTGGACGAAAAAACCGTTCGCCCATGGTTTTACCGAGTTGCCTTGAACGAATTTATTGATCTAAGGCGAAAAAAATTTCAGCATCATCTACCGCTATCAGATGAAATCCAATCAAAGTTAATTAGCGGGAATGCCGATTTTGAACAACTTTTTAATCAAGATGAAATTATGCATTTATTAAAAAATGTAAAAAAGGAGTACCGTGAGATTTTTGTTTTGAAATATTATTATGACTTATCTTACGAGGAAATCGCTCAATTACTCCATTTGCAAGTGGACAATGTAAAGCAAAAACTATACAGAGCAAGGAAATCAATTCGTACAGAAGCTGGAGGGATTATGGCATGGATTCATCGATTCAAAAAGCATTAA
- a CDS encoding sigma factor regulator N-terminal domain-containing protein, which produces MDSSIQKALKKAKRKQWVMITLISMVVCIILLFTFNRLGNYLSAQNTARLHDSLFLQHSISQPNVNIDSQVTANSSMFGGNIVTNRSKNINGYLIPWSTLTSSYSWFGASIDHNELIPGFHSSGNNNYEYDKQTKQKVATFYHPAIKEYYDGVQNQLEAVVQLENHVAEVAISFKEPLTMDQVRESIPENLNIAWLYMTSKIVDEAPGPSGIRVYGYPDSELSKESFDMFIKDLKKYDERGSMEEIQKYIEENENKPFNEVTILGVMLTGRTESFNELIGKDFIRGASVGVTAPIVPYIQPTK; this is translated from the coding sequence ATGGATTCATCGATTCAAAAAGCATTAAAGAAAGCAAAAAGAAAACAATGGGTTATGATTACCCTTATTTCTATGGTCGTTTGTATCATTCTACTTTTTACTTTCAATAGACTTGGAAATTATTTATCAGCTCAAAATACAGCTAGATTACACGACAGCCTATTTTTACAACACAGTATATCTCAACCAAATGTGAATATTGACTCTCAGGTAACAGCCAATTCTTCCATGTTTGGCGGTAATATTGTTACAAACCGTTCCAAAAATATAAATGGTTATCTAATTCCTTGGAGTACATTAACGAGTTCTTATTCGTGGTTTGGTGCTTCCATCGACCACAATGAACTGATTCCTGGCTTTCACTCCAGTGGGAATAATAATTATGAATACGATAAACAAACGAAGCAAAAAGTGGCAACATTTTATCATCCAGCTATTAAAGAATATTATGACGGGGTTCAAAATCAACTTGAAGCTGTTGTTCAATTAGAAAACCATGTAGCTGAAGTAGCAATATCCTTCAAGGAACCTTTAACAATGGATCAAGTACGTGAAAGCATACCTGAAAATTTAAATATAGCGTGGCTTTATATGACGTCTAAAATTGTCGATGAAGCTCCAGGCCCTTCAGGTATACGGGTTTATGGTTATCCAGATTCTGAACTTTCAAAGGAATCCTTCGATATGTTTATTAAAGACCTTAAAAAATATGATGAAAGAGGATCAATGGAGGAAATCCAAAAATATATTGAAGAGAATGAAAACAAACCATTTAACGAGGTTACTATACTGGGTGTTATGCTAACAGGTCGTACTGAAAGCTTTAATGAATTAATAGGCAAAGACTTTATTCGAGGAGCATCTGTAGGAGTAACTGCACCAATTGTTCCGTATATCCAACCAACAAAATAA
- a CDS encoding LysE family translocator has protein sequence MTSITLFIIACVLLIILPGPDTAIVTKNTVIGGRKGGMQTMIGSCVGLSIHTIAAVAGLSAIIVKSAVAFMMIKYVGAAYLCYLGVRTLMNMRAKKNQVEEEVLVEAKGNSYFKQGFITNITNPKVAVFFLTFLPQFLAPGADAFWAFLVMGILYTVLTLAWFFFYVVLLDKIRTFMKRPSTQAMIEMVTGIVLIGFGIKLAFEKA, from the coding sequence ATGACGAGTATTACGCTATTCATCATCGCCTGTGTGCTGCTCATTATTTTACCGGGGCCAGATACGGCGATTGTGACGAAAAATACGGTAATCGGTGGGCGGAAAGGTGGCATGCAGACGATGATTGGTTCTTGTGTGGGGCTGTCCATCCATACGATTGCAGCTGTTGCGGGGTTATCTGCTATTATTGTCAAATCTGCGGTTGCCTTTATGATGATTAAATATGTCGGAGCTGCCTACTTATGCTATTTAGGCGTGCGTACGCTGATGAATATGCGTGCCAAGAAAAATCAGGTGGAAGAGGAAGTGCTGGTCGAAGCGAAGGGCAATTCATACTTTAAGCAGGGGTTTATCACGAATATTACCAATCCAAAGGTCGCGGTCTTTTTCTTAACGTTCTTACCACAATTTTTAGCACCAGGCGCGGATGCGTTTTGGGCGTTTTTAGTGATGGGCATTTTGTATACTGTGCTGACGCTGGCATGGTTTTTCTTCTATGTGGTGCTACTCGACAAAATCCGCACATTTATGAAGCGTCCATCTACACAGGCGATGATTGAAATGGTGACGGGCATCGTGCTTATTGGCTTTGGGATTAAGCTGGCGTTTGAGAAGGCGTGA
- a CDS encoding SCO family protein, with product MTKRFALLAAVSMLVLVLSACSNYQFKATTNFELDNFDVQDHRGNSISLDDLKGEPWLAMFIYTTCPDICPPMTYNMKMIQDELVEKGIEDYKIVAFTVDPTTDTTDALTKYIANYGVADESKWYLLNGYDPKFIEQYARSSFKTAVVAQPGNIIHANTFFLVDQNGVAVKNYSGVQSGNTEVPYDTIVTDLEALIKQGK from the coding sequence ATGACAAAACGATTCGCATTACTAGCGGCAGTAAGTATGCTGGTGCTTGTACTTAGCGCTTGCAGCAACTACCAATTCAAAGCAACGACCAATTTCGAGCTCGACAATTTTGATGTACAAGATCACCGAGGAAACTCGATTTCACTGGATGATTTAAAGGGTGAGCCATGGCTAGCGATGTTCATTTATACAACATGCCCAGATATTTGCCCACCAATGACATACAACATGAAAATGATTCAAGATGAGCTCGTTGAAAAAGGCATTGAGGACTATAAAATCGTGGCCTTTACCGTAGATCCAACGACAGACACAACGGATGCATTAACAAAATACATCGCCAATTATGGAGTAGCCGATGAATCCAAATGGTATTTACTAAACGGCTACGACCCAAAATTTATCGAGCAATATGCTAGGAGCTCATTTAAAACAGCGGTTGTCGCACAGCCAGGTAACATCATTCACGCGAATACCTTCTTCCTAGTAGACCAAAACGGTGTGGCAGTGAAAAACTACAGCGGCGTCCAATCAGGCAATACCGAAGTACCGTATGACACAATTGTGACGGACCTCGAAGCATTAATCAAACAAGGAAAATAG
- a CDS encoding YvrJ family protein has translation MEQWLALVQDVTFPIFISFYLLYRIETKLEAIHTALVSLNAPRSDL, from the coding sequence ATGGAACAGTGGCTTGCGCTTGTTCAAGATGTAACGTTTCCAATCTTTATTTCATTTTATTTGCTATATCGTATTGAAACGAAGCTTGAGGCGATTCATACCGCGCTCGTTTCATTGAACGCACCACGCAGTGATTTGTGA
- a CDS encoding DUF2922 domain-containing protein — MTQVLQMTLTNAAGKKMIFNVANPKASLTEAEVNAAMQTIIDQGIFSYEGLLFDVKKSAKIVERNVTEFELNA, encoded by the coding sequence ATGACACAGGTGTTGCAAATGACGTTGACCAATGCAGCAGGGAAGAAGATGATCTTCAATGTCGCAAATCCAAAAGCGAGCTTAACGGAGGCCGAGGTAAATGCAGCGATGCAGACGATTATCGATCAGGGCATTTTCTCATATGAGGGGCTGTTGTTCGATGTGAAGAAATCAGCGAAAATCGTCGAGCGTAATGTGACGGAATTCGAATTAAACGCATAA
- a CDS encoding DUF1659 domain-containing protein, with translation MNDFGFLSSTITVYYQTGVDANDEPVIGSSTYRNVSNNVTAAQIQAVAQALVSLTDYTYIETVKTTKDLVAE, from the coding sequence ATGAACGATTTCGGATTTTTAAGTTCGACAATCACGGTGTACTACCAAACCGGTGTAGACGCAAATGATGAGCCAGTCATCGGTAGCTCTACGTACCGCAACGTTTCAAACAATGTGACGGCTGCTCAAATTCAAGCCGTTGCACAGGCGTTAGTCTCTTTAACGGACTATACGTATATTGAAACGGTGAAAACAACAAAAGATCTAGTGGCGGAATAA
- a CDS encoding DUF2621 family protein: MGLEGWFLWFILFWVVVLVGLMGIGGFFMFRKFLKSLPKQDGRSDLDWQNIYLDKTLHLWGEEEKELLRELVSPVPELFRQVAKEKIAGKIGEIALEEHATKINTDLIIRGYIIASPKRDHKFLRKKLNEMQIDTTPYEHLFEA; the protein is encoded by the coding sequence GTGGGCTTAGAAGGTTGGTTTTTATGGTTTATCTTATTTTGGGTAGTCGTGTTAGTGGGACTTATGGGCATCGGAGGCTTCTTCATGTTCCGCAAGTTTTTAAAATCGCTTCCAAAACAAGATGGCCGATCTGATTTAGATTGGCAAAATATATATTTAGATAAGACGCTTCATCTATGGGGTGAAGAGGAAAAAGAGCTACTGCGAGAGTTAGTGAGCCCTGTACCTGAGCTGTTTCGTCAGGTAGCCAAGGAAAAAATCGCGGGCAAAATTGGCGAAATCGCGTTAGAGGAGCATGCCACGAAAATTAATACCGACTTAATTATTCGCGGCTATATTATCGCGTCACCAAAGCGCGATCATAAATTTTTACGCAAAAAATTAAATGAAATGCAAATTGATACAACGCCATATGAGCATTTATTTGAAGCATGA
- a CDS encoding CcdC family protein, translated as MFDSIPSHYLLIGTTILAAVMGTLALFVRLRAQKKPVSAKKILIPPIAMSSGALMFLFEEFRVAPLQILEAVSVGLIFSTILIATSRFEVREGAIYMKQSKAFPFILVGLLIFRIIMKMLFADSFDVGELAGMFFILAFAMLLPWRIGMLIKYKKLEKSHIVA; from the coding sequence ATGTTTGACAGCATACCTTCTCACTATTTATTAATAGGTACAACGATTTTGGCCGCAGTAATGGGAACATTGGCATTATTTGTTCGCTTACGTGCACAAAAAAAGCCGGTAAGCGCAAAAAAAATACTCATTCCACCAATTGCCATGTCATCAGGTGCTTTGATGTTTCTTTTCGAGGAATTTCGCGTTGCACCGCTACAAATTTTAGAGGCGGTATCGGTAGGCTTAATTTTTTCTACGATTTTAATTGCCACGTCGAGATTTGAAGTTCGTGAAGGCGCCATTTATATGAAACAATCAAAAGCGTTTCCTTTTATATTAGTGGGATTATTAATTTTCCGTATTATTATGAAAATGTTATTTGCGGATAGCTTTGATGTCGGCGAATTAGCGGGAATGTTCTTCATTTTGGCGTTCGCAATGCTATTACCTTGGCGAATCGGCATGCTCATAAAATACAAAAAGCTTGAAAAATCACATATCGTAGCTTAA
- a CDS encoding response regulator: MPTVLIVDDALFMRVTIGNMFKEWGFEVVGEAANGKEAIALYDQLKPDLVTMDVTMPIMTGIEATKMIVEKDTEAKVIMITALGQQKKIKAAIESGAKDFITKPFQPEQLKTVAFNVLSLT, translated from the coding sequence ATGCCAACAGTTTTAATTGTGGATGATGCGCTGTTTATGCGTGTCACGATCGGAAATATGTTTAAAGAGTGGGGCTTTGAGGTCGTCGGTGAGGCGGCTAACGGCAAAGAAGCCATCGCGTTATATGACCAGCTAAAGCCTGACCTTGTCACGATGGATGTGACAATGCCTATAATGACAGGGATTGAAGCAACGAAAATGATTGTTGAAAAGGATACCGAGGCAAAGGTCATTATGATTACGGCACTAGGTCAACAAAAAAAGATCAAGGCTGCCATTGAAAGTGGGGCAAAGGACTTTATTACGAAGCCTTTCCAACCAGAGCAATTAAAGACGGTTGCATTTAACGTCCTTAGCTTAACGTAA
- a CDS encoding cytochrome c biogenesis CcdA family protein → MNTDLNIFLAFGAGFLSFISPCTLPLYPAFLSYITGMTLDELKGERGMMQKRAILHTLFFLLGFSIIFIAIGFGTSFAKEFFVQYQDLMRQIGAILIVVFGLMIVGLLQVDFLMRDRKFQFKHRPSGYFGSVLIGLAFAAGWTPCTGPILMSIIALGATNPSSSIWYMLAYYLGFAIPFFTLSFFISRMSWIRTHSQKIVKIGGYIMIAVGILLFFDGLTYIISIFTTITGGFKGF, encoded by the coding sequence ATGAACACAGATTTAAATATCTTCCTAGCGTTTGGTGCTGGATTTCTGAGTTTTATTTCGCCATGCACCTTACCGCTTTATCCTGCTTTTTTGTCATATATTACTGGCATGACACTAGACGAGCTTAAGGGCGAGCGCGGGATGATGCAAAAACGCGCCATCTTACATACTTTATTTTTCCTACTCGGTTTTTCAATTATCTTTATTGCGATTGGCTTTGGTACATCCTTTGCAAAAGAGTTTTTCGTGCAATATCAAGATTTAATGCGCCAAATTGGGGCGATTTTAATTGTCGTATTTGGTTTAATGATTGTCGGCTTATTGCAGGTTGATTTTTTAATGAGAGATCGTAAATTTCAATTTAAACACCGTCCATCTGGCTATTTTGGCTCGGTCTTAATCGGCTTAGCATTTGCGGCGGGCTGGACACCTTGTACAGGACCGATTTTAATGTCGATTATCGCGTTAGGTGCGACAAATCCTAGTTCTTCGATTTGGTATATGCTAGCTTATTACTTAGGGTTTGCGATTCCATTCTTTACGTTATCCTTCTTCATTTCTCGTATGAGTTGGATTCGTACGCATAGTCAAAAAATCGTGAAAATCGGTGGCTACATTATGATTGCGGTCGGAATTTTACTATTTTTCGATGGTTTAACATACATCATCTCGATTTTTACGACGATTACTGGTGGCTTTAAAGGCTTCTAG